One Salvia splendens isolate huo1 chromosome 22, SspV2, whole genome shotgun sequence DNA segment encodes these proteins:
- the LOC121786483 gene encoding 1-aminocyclopropane-1-carboxylate synthase 3-like, which translates to MTISKKAACNSHGQDSSYFLGWEEYEKNPFHESTNPNGIIQMGLAENQLSFDLLESWLAANPDTASFKRDGQSIFRELALFQDYHGLPVFKNALAQFMAEIRGNKVQFDPNNLVLTAGATSANETLIFCLADPGDAFLLPTPYYPGFDRDLKWRTGVEIVPIQCTSRNGFRITSSAVEEAYKLAQKRNLKVKGVLITNPSNPLGITLSRKELNLLLNFVDKKGIHLISDEIYSGTVFDSAEFVSIMELLPNRNNHHLMNRVHVVYSLSKDLGLPGFRVGSIYSNDRLVVAAATKMSSFGLISSQTQYLLSAILSDHVFAEKYVAENRMRLRNRHAVLVCGLRRVGISCLESNAGLFCWVDMRHLLSSDSLEAEMELWKKVVYDVGLNISPGSSCHCAEHGWFRVCFANMTEDTLDLAIRRIKSFVDSISPIKHCRNSRSKSISKWVSRLSFHDRERDR; encoded by the exons ATGACTATCTCCAAGAAAGCTGCATGCAACTCCCACGGCCAAGATTCTTCCTACTTCCTTGGATGGGAGGAATACGAGAAGAATCCTTTCCATGAATCTACCAATCCCAACGGAATCATCCAAATGGGCTTAGCAGAAAATCAG CTCTCCTTCGATCTACTAGAGTCGTGGCTGGCCGCGAACCCTGACACTGCCAGCTTCAAACGAGACGGGCAATCCATCTTCCGCGAGCTTGCCCTCTTCCAAGACTACCACGGCCTTCCCGTGTTCAAAAAT GCACTAGCACAATTTATGGCAGAAATACGTGGCAACAAAGTCCAGTTTGACCCAAACAACCTCGTTCTCACCGCCGGCGCCACGTCAGCCAacgaaaccctcattttctGCCTCGCTGACCCTGGCGACGCTTTTTTACTCCCCACACCCTACTATCCAGG GTTTGACAGAGACCTAAAATGGCGGACCGGAGTGGAGATCGTCCCGATACAATGCACGAGCAGGAACGGCTTCCGAATCACGTCATCTGCCGTTGAAGAAGCCTACAAACTTGCTCAAAAACGTAACCTCAAAGTTAAAGGTGTATTAATCACTAATCCTTCTAATCCTCTGGGGATTACTCTAAGCCGGAAAGAGCTCAATCTTCTCCTCAACTTCGTCGACAAAAAGGGGATTCACCTCATCAGCGACGAGATCTACTCCGGCACGGTTTTCGACTCGGCCGAATTTGTCAGCATCATGGAGCTTCTACCGAACCGGAATAATCACCACCTCATGAACCGGGTTCATGTCGTGTACAGCCTGTCTAAAGACCTCGGCCTGCCCGGTTTTCGGGTCGGGTCGATCTACTCCAACGACCGGTTAGTGGTGGCGGCCGCGACAAAAATGTCGAGCTTCGGCCTTATTTCATCTCAAACCCAGTATCTCCTCTCTGCTATCCTGTCCGACCACGTGTTTGCAGAGAAATACGTGGCCGAGAACAGGATGAGGCTCAGGAACCGGCACGCAGTGCTGGTTTGTGGCCTCAGGAGGGTCGGGATCTCGTGCCTCGAGAGCAATGCCGGCTTGTTCTGCTGGGTGGACATGAGGCACCTTCTGAGCTCCGACTCTCTCGAGGCGGAGATGGAGCTGTGGAAGAAGGTCGTGTACGACGTCGGGTTGAACATCTCGCCCGGCTCGTCGTGCCACTGCGCCGAGCACGGATGGTTCCGCGTGTGCTTCGCGAACATGACCGAAGACACGCTGGACCTCGCGATTCGGCGCATAAAATCGTTTGTGGATTCGATTTCTCCGATTAAACATTGCAGGAATTCGAGGAGCAAATCGATTTCGAAATGGGTGTCTAGGCTGTCGTTTCATGATCGTGAACGTGACCGGTGA